CGAACTCCACTGCAATGACTGGGCGAATCCCGGCTTGCACCATCCCCGCTTCTATCCCGCCGCCACCTGCGAAAAGTACTATGGCGATCGGGGCATCATCTGGCAGAACTGGTTTTTTATCTGTGTTATCAAAATTTTTGCAGACATCTAATTTTAGTGATGTTTTTTTGGATTTCGCTTTTTTGATAAAAGCGATGATATTCTCTCGTGTTGCCCCTTCCTGTTGCATTGAGCGAATTATAGAGACAGCGCCAGGGGGAATTGAGCCGATACTTCGTCCAATACACACTCCATCAACTCGTTCTTCCCAGTTAAAACCCCATCGCCACTGAGTCGGGTTGTCTGGGTCACGCTCACATATAACTCGTGGGTAAAAGACTATTGAACCATCAAGTAGCTTTTTCTTTTCGAGGTACGGGTATAGGCATCCTTGGCTATGCAGTTGTATGCTTTTAAGGTCGTCCTCTAAGAATTTTTCGGGTATTGCAGATAACTCAGCTATTACTGATTTAGTCATGCAGCCACCTCCATGACCAAATCATCGGGTACTTCAAAAATCCCCAACCGCCCAATATAAGGAATCGGTATAATCTCGCGTGGATTCTCCAGATGCCAATGGTATTGCCCAGCCATCCCCCAGCCAGATGCAACTTGTGAGAACTTGCAATCTACTATTGTGACAATGCCAATAACTTGACCGCGACGTAGAGAGATTAATTCTGGGATTACTACCCCCATCCCTTGGCAAAATTCTCTTGCTAGCTGGTACTCTTTCTTGGTACAGGTTTTTGCAGCATGAATGAGAATATCACCCCGGTAATTGATGGGCCAGCCTCGGTTTTCAACATTTTTGAGAGCATAAATAATTGCCCATGCCCAAGGCTGACGAACTGAAAGTGCTTTCATGGGTTTTAAAACTCCAGCAATTGAATGTATGCGTCTTTCTTCCGCGATCGCTGGATGTGGATGTAGCTTTGAACGCAGTCCGTTGCAGATTGTGGCGATAGCTCCAAGTTCTATTAGGCTTGAGAGAAATTATGTTTGTGTCATCATAGAAAAGGGTAAAAGGTGGAGTTGAAAGGGATTATGACTTCTTCAAGTCAGCCAGAAAACATCAGTAGTAGATTAGATGACATTGATACTCGCCTGGAAGAACTAGGTGACGAACTAGATTTAATTCGCACAATACAAGACGGCAGTCGCAGAGAAACACGGAGTAACTCACAAACTGTTGCTCGATTAGAGCGCACAGTAAGGGAACTAAGTGATATTGCTCGTTTACATCAAGAAGGCTTGCGTATTGCACAACGTGAAGCCGAACGCGATCGTCTTGAGTTTCGAGAAGCTCAACAGGAGTTTCGAGAAGAAATCCGCCGAATTTGGGAATATTTACGCGATCGCAACGGCGGCAGCAGTACACCCAATTAATTAACTCCATCGCCTTCACCTCGCCAAGTTCAAAAATTTCGATGTAGATAAGTCGCACAACATGGTCGCAGTGCCGAGTTTACCGTAAAGGCGGTTTTTCTCAACAATCAACTCAATAGTGCGTTCTCGCTTCGAGTTGCCGAAGGCATCGCTTGGGTCTTTTGTGTAGACAGCATCGCGGTAAAGCATGATTAACTGGTCACAAACCTCAAAGATTTCGCCAGAGTTACGAAGTAAATGACGATTGGGGCGTTTATCAGCCGTTGTTTGATTCCCCCGATTAATTTGACAACCTAAGAAAACAGGGATTTTGTGAGACTTGGCAATATCCCGAATCTGACGGGTAATCTTGCCGACTTCAAAAGCCATGTTTCCGCCGGATTCCAAAGGAATCTGTTGCAAGTAATCAATAAACACAGCCCCAATAGAACCACCGAATTCGGCAATGGCACGGCGCACAGCAGAAGCGATCATTGTGGTTGTAGGGGAGGAATGCTCGTAAACCTTCCAAGGCA
This window of the Nostoc commune NIES-4072 genome carries:
- a CDS encoding ASCH domain-containing protein — encoded protein: MKALSVRQPWAWAIIYALKNVENRGWPINYRGDILIHAAKTCTKKEYQLAREFCQGMGVVIPELISLRRGQVIGIVTIVDCKFSQVASGWGMAGQYHWHLENPREIIPIPYIGRLGIFEVPDDLVMEVAA